The region GTGCCGTCCCCGGCATCGTGACCGACGGGCGGGCGTCAGGCCGGTATTGGGCCGCGGGCCCTGGACCCCATTGGGTTCAAATCGACCTCCTGGAGCCAACGGAAGTCAGCCGGATTGTGGTCTACCCCTATGTGGATGGCGAACGGTACTACCAGTACACGGTCTCGGTTTCGGCGGATGGACAGAGTTGGCAGACTGTGGCCGATATGTCGTCCAACCGCGCACCCTCGCCCCGGCGCGGCTTTACCCACCGGTTCCCCGCGGTTTCAGCCCGGTACGTCCGGGTGGCCATGACCTACAATTCGGCCAACCCCAGCATGCACCTCTACGAGGTCAGGGTCTTCCATTGAGAAGGTCAAAGGAACGTCATTCCGCCCTTGAGGCGGAATCCCTTTACACGACCCTACGAAACTTGTGATTTCCGCGAAGGCGGGATTCAGCAAAGTTTCCCTCCCCAAGTCTGGTGAGGGTTAGCGAGGGGTTGCCCAAGAGGCCCACACGGTCATTCCTTTGGAACAGGAATCAGCCCAAGCCATAGGCAGTGTGCCACTGGTTTCTTCAGTGGCACCCTCCATCAACTCCGGATCGGCGGTCGCTCCTTAATCGGCTTGCACGGGTTACCGCCACAGATCTGCCAATCCGGCATATCCTTGGTCACCACGCTTCCGCTGGCGATGATCGTCCCGTTGCCGACCCTCACCCCGGGCGCGACGAAACATTTGGCTGCCACCCACGCCTGATCGCCGATCGTGATCGGGAAGAACACGAGGGGAAACAGGGGGTCTTCGTAGTCGTGGGTGCCCGTACACAGGTAAGAATATTGAGAAACGACGGCCATCCGGCCAATCGTCACTTTCGCATAGTTGTAGATGTCCACGTCCCAGCCCACCCAACTCCCATCTCCGATCTCCAGCTCCCAAGGATAAAGCACCTTGACCGTGTTGTTGATCTTCACACCTTGGCCGATCTTGGCGCCAAACGCTCGCAGCCAAAAAATCCGCCACCCATCAAAGAACAGCCGGGGTGAGGGGCGGAATAACAACCGCCAAACAATCCCCCAAAGAATCCTTTTGATCAGGATTGCTTTGGACCACTTGGTCCGGCTTTTGGTCAGGTCGAGTTCGCCGCTCACTCAATGCCATTGTGGCTGATCGAACCCCAGAGGAGAGGGGGGGCGGGCAGCCTGACCCCCAGGTATCCTCCCCCAATGACCGACGCCTCCCCCGGACAACTGGGCGAAATGTGGCCCGGTCTGTTGGCCGAAATCCAAAATGCCGGAAGCATCTTGGTTGCCAGCCATGTGAACCCCGACGGGGACGCCTTGGGGTCGGCCCTGGCATTCAGTTTCGTCCTCGACCAATTGGGAAAATCCCACCAAGTCCTGTTCCACCACCCGGCTCCCAAGTATCTAGGGTTCCTGCCTGGGATCGAGCGGATCACGAACAAACCCGACCCCGGGCCAGCCGACCTCGCCATCCTTTTGGATTTGGAAGCCATGGACCGCATTGGCGACACCATCCGCCCTGCCCTCCTTGGTGCCCGGAAATTGGTGGTCATCGACCACCACCAGCCGCACGAGGAACCCGGCGACATCCGCATTGTCAGCACCAAATCCCCCGCAACTGCCGCAATCCTGGCCGACCTGTGGCGGGGCTCCGATGTCCAAATCACGCCGGATATCGCCACGCTTCTCCTGGTCGGAATCCTCACCGACACCGGGAATTTCCGGTTCCCCAATACCACCCCCCACTGCATGCACGTGGCCGCCGATTTGCTGGAAGCGGGGGCAAAACTCCGCCAGATCAACGAGGCCGTCTACCTCTCCAAACCCCTCCCCGCCGTTAAGCTCTTTGGCAAAGCGTTGGCCAACCTCCAACTGACCTCGGGGAACCAGATCGCCTGGACCACCCTGACCCGGCGCGATTTCGAGCAGTCCGGCGCGATCGAAGAAGACACCGAAGGCTTTGTCAACGAACTGTTGGCCATCGATACGGTTCGGCTGGCGGCAATCCTCCGTGAAAGTGCAAGCGGCCGCGTCA is a window of Armatimonadota bacterium DNA encoding:
- a CDS encoding bifunctional oligoribonuclease/PAP phosphatase NrnA; translated protein: MTDASPGQLGEMWPGLLAEIQNAGSILVASHVNPDGDALGSALAFSFVLDQLGKSHQVLFHHPAPKYLGFLPGIERITNKPDPGPADLAILLDLEAMDRIGDTIRPALLGARKLVVIDHHQPHEEPGDIRIVSTKSPATAAILADLWRGSDVQITPDIATLLLVGILTDTGNFRFPNTTPHCMHVAADLLEAGAKLRQINEAVYLSKPLPAVKLFGKALANLQLTSGNQIAWTTLTRRDFEQSGAIEEDTEGFVNELLAIDTVRLAAILRESASGRVKISIRSQGPIDTTAIARQFGGGGHINASGAHSDEPIEAAAAKLVQAMATCLESS
- the wcaF gene encoding colanic acid biosynthesis acetyltransferase WcaF — translated: MSGELDLTKSRTKWSKAILIKRILWGIVWRLLFRPSPRLFFDGWRIFWLRAFGAKIGQGVKINNTVKVLYPWELEIGDGSWVGWDVDIYNYAKVTIGRMAVVSQYSYLCTGTHDYEDPLFPLVFFPITIGDQAWVAAKCFVAPGVRVGNGTIIASGSVVTKDMPDWQICGGNPCKPIKERPPIRS